A genomic segment from Perca flavescens isolate YP-PL-M2 chromosome 13, PFLA_1.0, whole genome shotgun sequence encodes:
- the picalma gene encoding phosphatidylinositol binding clathrin assembly protein a isoform X12, whose protein sequence is MSGQSITDRITAAQHSVTGSAISKTVCKATTHEIMGPKKKHLDYLIQCTNEMNVNIPQLADTLFERTANTSWVVVFKSLTTTHHLMVYGNERFIQYLASRNTLFNLSNFLDKSGLQGYDMSTFIRRYSRYLNEKAVSYRHVAFDFTKVKRGADGVMRTVNTEKLLKTIPIIQNQMDVLLDFNVNANELTNGVINAAFMLLFKDAIRLFAAYNEGIINLLEKYFDMKKVQCKEGLDIYKKFLTRMTRISEFLKVAEQVGIDRGDIPDLSQAPSSLLDALEQHLASLEGKKVKDSTAASRASTLSNAVSSLANTGISFTKVDEREKQAALEEEQTLLKTLKEQRLKELQKNPTAATTDSSPDSTMGGTINSAPAIDLFSAPSSTNSTSKAANELLDLQPAFQQPLTLSTSNTWGGFTASPTLQQPQNPRGLNVDFESVFGNNTNANNLDSTVASSPNQGTTLNGQQAHKLVSSDLDSSLANLVGNLGIGNGTSKNDLHWSQPGERKLTGGNNWQPKMAPNTTWNPAAMAPSVMAFPATTPTGMMAYAMPPHMGSMMMTQPAMMYTQPVMRPANPFGPNPGAQMQFM, encoded by the exons ACTTGATTCAGTGCACAAATGAGATGAACGTGAACATCCCTCAGCTGGCTGACACACTGTTTGAGAGGACCGCCAACACCAGCTGGGTGGTTGTGTTCAAGTCGCTCACCACCACACACCATCTGATGGTCTACGGCAATGAG agaTTTATACAGTATCTGGCTTCAAGGAACACACTATTCAACCTCAGCAATTTTTTGGACAAAAGTGGTCTACAAG GCTATGATATGTCAACGTTCATAAGGAGGTATAGCCGCTACCTGAATGAGAAGGCTGTGTCCTACAGACATGTTGCTTTTGACTTCACTAAAGTGAAAAGAGG GGCTGATGGAGTGATGAGAACCGTGAACACAGAGAAACTCCTCAAGACCATCCCTATCATCCAAAATCAGATGGATGTGTTACTTGATTTCAAT GTCAATGCCAATGAACTGACAAATGGTGTGATCAACGCAGCCTTCATGCTTCTGTTCAAAGATGCTATCCGACTGTTTGCAGCATACAATGAGGGCATTATCAACCTCCTGG AGAAATACTTTGACATGAAGAAAGTCCAGTGCAAAGAAGGACTTGACATCTACAAGAAATTCCTTACACGAATGACTAGAATCTCAGAGTTCCTCAAAGTTGCAGAG CAAGTCGGAATCGATCGAGGAGACATCCCCGATCTGTCGCAG GCCCCCAGCAGCCTGCTTGATGCCCTGGAGCAGCACTTGGCCTCTTTAGAAGGAAAGAAAGTCAAAGACTCAACAGCAGCCAGCAG GGCTAGCACCCTCTCCAATGCAGTCTCCTCCCTGGCCAACACCGGCATATCTTTCACCAAAGTGGACGAGAGGGAAAAACAGGCCGCCCTGGAGGAAGAGCAGACTCTCCTAAAAAcactaaaa GAGCAGCGTCTGAAAGAGCTCCAAAAGAATCCTACTGCAGCAACCACAGACTCATCCCCTGACTCCACGATGGGCGGGACCATAAACTCAGCTCCTGCCATTGACCTCTTCTCGGCCCCCAGCTCCACCAACAG CACCTCCAAGGCAGCCAATGAACTGCTGGACCTGCAGCCAGCTTTCCAGCAGCCACTGACTCTCTCCACCAGCAACACATGGGGAG GGTTTACAGCCTCCCCAACACTCCAGCAGCCACAGAACCCTCGAGGCCTTAATGTCGACTTTGAGTCAGTATTTGGCAACAACACCAATGCTAACAACCTGGATTCTACAG TGGCATCCTCACCCAATCAGGGCACGACCCTGAACGGCCAACAGGCCCACAAACTGGTATCCAGCGACCTGGACTCATCGCTGGCCAATCTCGTCGGCA ATCTGGGAATTGGCAACGGCACGTCAAAGAA TGATCTTCACTGGAGTCAGCCTGGTGAGAGGAAGCTGACTGGTGGAAACAACTGGCAACCCAAGATGGCTCCTAATACCACCTGGAACCCTGCAGCCATG GCACCATCTGTCATGGCATTCCCTGCAACCACACCGACAGGCATGATGGCATATGCAATG CCTCCCCACATGGGCTCCATGATGATGACGCAGCCCGCTATGATGTACACCCAGCCTGTGATGAGGCCAGCCAACCCCTTTGGCCCCAATCCAGGTGCACAG ATGCAGTTTATGTAA
- the picalma gene encoding phosphatidylinositol binding clathrin assembly protein a isoform X1 — MSGQSITDRITAAQHSVTGSAISKTVCKATTHEIMGPKKKHLDYLIQCTNEMNVNIPQLADTLFERTANTSWVVVFKSLTTTHHLMVYGNERFIQYLASRNTLFNLSNFLDKSGLQGYDMSTFIRRYSRYLNEKAVSYRHVAFDFTKVKRGADGVMRTVNTEKLLKTIPIIQNQMDVLLDFNVNANELTNGVINAAFMLLFKDAIRLFAAYNEGIINLLEKYFDMKKVQCKEGLDIYKKFLTRMTRISEFLKVAEQVGIDRGDIPDLSQAPSSLLDALEQHLASLEGKKVKDSTAASRASTLSNAVSSLANTGISFTKVDEREKQAALEEEQTLLKTLKEQRLKELQKNPTAATTDSSPDSTMGGTINSAPAIDLFSAPSSTNSTSKAANELLDLQPAFQQPLTLSTSNTWGACLSFPPLDHSEPFTSAAEAVEESIPNSNPFLTLPVVDAVHLSTASSDAGNLSSRIPSHEVFDSFCGPSPYNTTPLFQSESPAVAGLFRGFTASPTLQQPQNPRGLNVDFESVFGNNTNANNLDSTDVLGDILKPTVASSPNQGTTLNGQQAHKLVSSDLDSSLANLVGNLGIGNGTSKNDLHWSQPGERKLTGGNNWQPKMAPNTTWNPAAMAPSVMAFPATTPTGMMAYAMPPHMGSMMMTQPAMMYTQPVMRPANPFGPNPGAQMQFM, encoded by the exons ACTTGATTCAGTGCACAAATGAGATGAACGTGAACATCCCTCAGCTGGCTGACACACTGTTTGAGAGGACCGCCAACACCAGCTGGGTGGTTGTGTTCAAGTCGCTCACCACCACACACCATCTGATGGTCTACGGCAATGAG agaTTTATACAGTATCTGGCTTCAAGGAACACACTATTCAACCTCAGCAATTTTTTGGACAAAAGTGGTCTACAAG GCTATGATATGTCAACGTTCATAAGGAGGTATAGCCGCTACCTGAATGAGAAGGCTGTGTCCTACAGACATGTTGCTTTTGACTTCACTAAAGTGAAAAGAGG GGCTGATGGAGTGATGAGAACCGTGAACACAGAGAAACTCCTCAAGACCATCCCTATCATCCAAAATCAGATGGATGTGTTACTTGATTTCAAT GTCAATGCCAATGAACTGACAAATGGTGTGATCAACGCAGCCTTCATGCTTCTGTTCAAAGATGCTATCCGACTGTTTGCAGCATACAATGAGGGCATTATCAACCTCCTGG AGAAATACTTTGACATGAAGAAAGTCCAGTGCAAAGAAGGACTTGACATCTACAAGAAATTCCTTACACGAATGACTAGAATCTCAGAGTTCCTCAAAGTTGCAGAG CAAGTCGGAATCGATCGAGGAGACATCCCCGATCTGTCGCAG GCCCCCAGCAGCCTGCTTGATGCCCTGGAGCAGCACTTGGCCTCTTTAGAAGGAAAGAAAGTCAAAGACTCAACAGCAGCCAGCAG GGCTAGCACCCTCTCCAATGCAGTCTCCTCCCTGGCCAACACCGGCATATCTTTCACCAAAGTGGACGAGAGGGAAAAACAGGCCGCCCTGGAGGAAGAGCAGACTCTCCTAAAAAcactaaaa GAGCAGCGTCTGAAAGAGCTCCAAAAGAATCCTACTGCAGCAACCACAGACTCATCCCCTGACTCCACGATGGGCGGGACCATAAACTCAGCTCCTGCCATTGACCTCTTCTCGGCCCCCAGCTCCACCAACAG CACCTCCAAGGCAGCCAATGAACTGCTGGACCTGCAGCCAGCTTTCCAGCAGCCACTGACTCTCTCCACCAGCAACACATGGGGAG CTTGTCTTTCTTTCCCCCCATTGGATCACTCAGAACCTTTCACCTCTGCTGCAGAAGCTGTGGAGGAATCCATTCCCAACTCAAACCCTTTCCTCACACTACCTGTTGTCGATGCTGTCCACCTGTCCACAGCGTCCTCGGACGCTGGCAACCTGTCCTCTAGGATTCCTAGCCATGAAGTGTTTG ACTCCTTCTGTGGGCCAAGCCCTTACAACACCACTCCACTCTTCCAATCTGAGTCCCCAGCTGTTGCTGGTCTATTCAGAG GGTTTACAGCCTCCCCAACACTCCAGCAGCCACAGAACCCTCGAGGCCTTAATGTCGACTTTGAGTCAGTATTTGGCAACAACACCAATGCTAACAACCTGGATTCTACAG ATGTTTTAGGTGATATCCTCAAACCCACAGTGGCATCCTCACCCAATCAGGGCACGACCCTGAACGGCCAACAGGCCCACAAACTGGTATCCAGCGACCTGGACTCATCGCTGGCCAATCTCGTCGGCA ATCTGGGAATTGGCAACGGCACGTCAAAGAA TGATCTTCACTGGAGTCAGCCTGGTGAGAGGAAGCTGACTGGTGGAAACAACTGGCAACCCAAGATGGCTCCTAATACCACCTGGAACCCTGCAGCCATG GCACCATCTGTCATGGCATTCCCTGCAACCACACCGACAGGCATGATGGCATATGCAATG CCTCCCCACATGGGCTCCATGATGATGACGCAGCCCGCTATGATGTACACCCAGCCTGTGATGAGGCCAGCCAACCCCTTTGGCCCCAATCCAGGTGCACAG ATGCAGTTTATGTAA
- the picalma gene encoding phosphatidylinositol binding clathrin assembly protein a isoform X2: MSGQSITDRITAAQHSVTGSAISKTVCKATTHEIMGPKKKHLDYLIQCTNEMNVNIPQLADTLFERTANTSWVVVFKSLTTTHHLMVYGNERFIQYLASRNTLFNLSNFLDKSGLQGYDMSTFIRRYSRYLNEKAVSYRHVAFDFTKVKRGADGVMRTVNTEKLLKTIPIIQNQMDVLLDFNVNANELTNGVINAAFMLLFKDAIRLFAAYNEGIINLLEKYFDMKKVQCKEGLDIYKKFLTRMTRISEFLKVAEQVGIDRGDIPDLSQAPSSLLDALEQHLASLEGKKVKDSTAASRASTLSNAVSSLANTGISFTKVDEREKQAALEEEQTLLKTLKEQRLKELQKNPTAATTDSSPDSTMGGTINSAPAIDLFSAPSSTNSTSKAANELLDLQPAFQQPLTLSTSNTWGACLSFPPLDHSEPFTSAAEAVEESIPNSNPFLTLPVVDAVHLSTASSDAGNLSSRIPSHEVFDSFCGPSPYNTTPLFQSESPAVAGLFRGFTASPTLQQPQNPRGLNVDFESVFGNNTNANNLDSTGDILKPTVASSPNQGTTLNGQQAHKLVSSDLDSSLANLVGNLGIGNGTSKNDLHWSQPGERKLTGGNNWQPKMAPNTTWNPAAMAPSVMAFPATTPTGMMAYAMPPHMGSMMMTQPAMMYTQPVMRPANPFGPNPGAQMQFM, from the exons ACTTGATTCAGTGCACAAATGAGATGAACGTGAACATCCCTCAGCTGGCTGACACACTGTTTGAGAGGACCGCCAACACCAGCTGGGTGGTTGTGTTCAAGTCGCTCACCACCACACACCATCTGATGGTCTACGGCAATGAG agaTTTATACAGTATCTGGCTTCAAGGAACACACTATTCAACCTCAGCAATTTTTTGGACAAAAGTGGTCTACAAG GCTATGATATGTCAACGTTCATAAGGAGGTATAGCCGCTACCTGAATGAGAAGGCTGTGTCCTACAGACATGTTGCTTTTGACTTCACTAAAGTGAAAAGAGG GGCTGATGGAGTGATGAGAACCGTGAACACAGAGAAACTCCTCAAGACCATCCCTATCATCCAAAATCAGATGGATGTGTTACTTGATTTCAAT GTCAATGCCAATGAACTGACAAATGGTGTGATCAACGCAGCCTTCATGCTTCTGTTCAAAGATGCTATCCGACTGTTTGCAGCATACAATGAGGGCATTATCAACCTCCTGG AGAAATACTTTGACATGAAGAAAGTCCAGTGCAAAGAAGGACTTGACATCTACAAGAAATTCCTTACACGAATGACTAGAATCTCAGAGTTCCTCAAAGTTGCAGAG CAAGTCGGAATCGATCGAGGAGACATCCCCGATCTGTCGCAG GCCCCCAGCAGCCTGCTTGATGCCCTGGAGCAGCACTTGGCCTCTTTAGAAGGAAAGAAAGTCAAAGACTCAACAGCAGCCAGCAG GGCTAGCACCCTCTCCAATGCAGTCTCCTCCCTGGCCAACACCGGCATATCTTTCACCAAAGTGGACGAGAGGGAAAAACAGGCCGCCCTGGAGGAAGAGCAGACTCTCCTAAAAAcactaaaa GAGCAGCGTCTGAAAGAGCTCCAAAAGAATCCTACTGCAGCAACCACAGACTCATCCCCTGACTCCACGATGGGCGGGACCATAAACTCAGCTCCTGCCATTGACCTCTTCTCGGCCCCCAGCTCCACCAACAG CACCTCCAAGGCAGCCAATGAACTGCTGGACCTGCAGCCAGCTTTCCAGCAGCCACTGACTCTCTCCACCAGCAACACATGGGGAG CTTGTCTTTCTTTCCCCCCATTGGATCACTCAGAACCTTTCACCTCTGCTGCAGAAGCTGTGGAGGAATCCATTCCCAACTCAAACCCTTTCCTCACACTACCTGTTGTCGATGCTGTCCACCTGTCCACAGCGTCCTCGGACGCTGGCAACCTGTCCTCTAGGATTCCTAGCCATGAAGTGTTTG ACTCCTTCTGTGGGCCAAGCCCTTACAACACCACTCCACTCTTCCAATCTGAGTCCCCAGCTGTTGCTGGTCTATTCAGAG GGTTTACAGCCTCCCCAACACTCCAGCAGCCACAGAACCCTCGAGGCCTTAATGTCGACTTTGAGTCAGTATTTGGCAACAACACCAATGCTAACAACCTGGATTCTACAG GTGATATCCTCAAACCCACAGTGGCATCCTCACCCAATCAGGGCACGACCCTGAACGGCCAACAGGCCCACAAACTGGTATCCAGCGACCTGGACTCATCGCTGGCCAATCTCGTCGGCA ATCTGGGAATTGGCAACGGCACGTCAAAGAA TGATCTTCACTGGAGTCAGCCTGGTGAGAGGAAGCTGACTGGTGGAAACAACTGGCAACCCAAGATGGCTCCTAATACCACCTGGAACCCTGCAGCCATG GCACCATCTGTCATGGCATTCCCTGCAACCACACCGACAGGCATGATGGCATATGCAATG CCTCCCCACATGGGCTCCATGATGATGACGCAGCCCGCTATGATGTACACCCAGCCTGTGATGAGGCCAGCCAACCCCTTTGGCCCCAATCCAGGTGCACAG ATGCAGTTTATGTAA
- the picalma gene encoding phosphatidylinositol binding clathrin assembly protein a isoform X3 — translation MSGQSITDRITAAQHSVTGSAISKTVCKATTHEIMGPKKKHLDYLIQCTNEMNVNIPQLADTLFERTANTSWVVVFKSLTTTHHLMVYGNERFIQYLASRNTLFNLSNFLDKSGLQGYDMSTFIRRYSRYLNEKAVSYRHVAFDFTKVKRGADGVMRTVNTEKLLKTIPIIQNQMDVLLDFNVNANELTNGVINAAFMLLFKDAIRLFAAYNEGIINLLEKYFDMKKVQCKEGLDIYKKFLTRMTRISEFLKVAEQVGIDRGDIPDLSQAPSSLLDALEQHLASLEGKKVKDSTAASRASTLSNAVSSLANTGISFTKVDEREKQAALEEEQTLLKTLKEQRLKELQKNPTAATTDSSPDSTMGGTINSAPAIDLFSAPSSTNSTSKAANELLDLQPAFQQPLTLSTSNTWGACLSFPPLDHSEPFTSAAEAVEESIPNSNPFLTLPVVDAVHLSTASSDAGNLSSRIPSHEVFDSFCGPSPYNTTPLFQSESPAVAGLFRGFTASPTLQQPQNPRGLNVDFESVFGNNTNANNLDSTVASSPNQGTTLNGQQAHKLVSSDLDSSLANLVGNLGIGNGTSKNDLHWSQPGERKLTGGNNWQPKMAPNTTWNPAAMAPSVMAFPATTPTGMMAYAMPPHMGSMMMTQPAMMYTQPVMRPANPFGPNPGAQMQFM, via the exons ACTTGATTCAGTGCACAAATGAGATGAACGTGAACATCCCTCAGCTGGCTGACACACTGTTTGAGAGGACCGCCAACACCAGCTGGGTGGTTGTGTTCAAGTCGCTCACCACCACACACCATCTGATGGTCTACGGCAATGAG agaTTTATACAGTATCTGGCTTCAAGGAACACACTATTCAACCTCAGCAATTTTTTGGACAAAAGTGGTCTACAAG GCTATGATATGTCAACGTTCATAAGGAGGTATAGCCGCTACCTGAATGAGAAGGCTGTGTCCTACAGACATGTTGCTTTTGACTTCACTAAAGTGAAAAGAGG GGCTGATGGAGTGATGAGAACCGTGAACACAGAGAAACTCCTCAAGACCATCCCTATCATCCAAAATCAGATGGATGTGTTACTTGATTTCAAT GTCAATGCCAATGAACTGACAAATGGTGTGATCAACGCAGCCTTCATGCTTCTGTTCAAAGATGCTATCCGACTGTTTGCAGCATACAATGAGGGCATTATCAACCTCCTGG AGAAATACTTTGACATGAAGAAAGTCCAGTGCAAAGAAGGACTTGACATCTACAAGAAATTCCTTACACGAATGACTAGAATCTCAGAGTTCCTCAAAGTTGCAGAG CAAGTCGGAATCGATCGAGGAGACATCCCCGATCTGTCGCAG GCCCCCAGCAGCCTGCTTGATGCCCTGGAGCAGCACTTGGCCTCTTTAGAAGGAAAGAAAGTCAAAGACTCAACAGCAGCCAGCAG GGCTAGCACCCTCTCCAATGCAGTCTCCTCCCTGGCCAACACCGGCATATCTTTCACCAAAGTGGACGAGAGGGAAAAACAGGCCGCCCTGGAGGAAGAGCAGACTCTCCTAAAAAcactaaaa GAGCAGCGTCTGAAAGAGCTCCAAAAGAATCCTACTGCAGCAACCACAGACTCATCCCCTGACTCCACGATGGGCGGGACCATAAACTCAGCTCCTGCCATTGACCTCTTCTCGGCCCCCAGCTCCACCAACAG CACCTCCAAGGCAGCCAATGAACTGCTGGACCTGCAGCCAGCTTTCCAGCAGCCACTGACTCTCTCCACCAGCAACACATGGGGAG CTTGTCTTTCTTTCCCCCCATTGGATCACTCAGAACCTTTCACCTCTGCTGCAGAAGCTGTGGAGGAATCCATTCCCAACTCAAACCCTTTCCTCACACTACCTGTTGTCGATGCTGTCCACCTGTCCACAGCGTCCTCGGACGCTGGCAACCTGTCCTCTAGGATTCCTAGCCATGAAGTGTTTG ACTCCTTCTGTGGGCCAAGCCCTTACAACACCACTCCACTCTTCCAATCTGAGTCCCCAGCTGTTGCTGGTCTATTCAGAG GGTTTACAGCCTCCCCAACACTCCAGCAGCCACAGAACCCTCGAGGCCTTAATGTCGACTTTGAGTCAGTATTTGGCAACAACACCAATGCTAACAACCTGGATTCTACAG TGGCATCCTCACCCAATCAGGGCACGACCCTGAACGGCCAACAGGCCCACAAACTGGTATCCAGCGACCTGGACTCATCGCTGGCCAATCTCGTCGGCA ATCTGGGAATTGGCAACGGCACGTCAAAGAA TGATCTTCACTGGAGTCAGCCTGGTGAGAGGAAGCTGACTGGTGGAAACAACTGGCAACCCAAGATGGCTCCTAATACCACCTGGAACCCTGCAGCCATG GCACCATCTGTCATGGCATTCCCTGCAACCACACCGACAGGCATGATGGCATATGCAATG CCTCCCCACATGGGCTCCATGATGATGACGCAGCCCGCTATGATGTACACCCAGCCTGTGATGAGGCCAGCCAACCCCTTTGGCCCCAATCCAGGTGCACAG ATGCAGTTTATGTAA
- the picalma gene encoding phosphatidylinositol binding clathrin assembly protein a isoform X11 — translation MSGQSITDRITAAQHSVTGSAISKTVCKATTHEIMGPKKKHLDYLIQCTNEMNVNIPQLADTLFERTANTSWVVVFKSLTTTHHLMVYGNERFIQYLASRNTLFNLSNFLDKSGLQGYDMSTFIRRYSRYLNEKAVSYRHVAFDFTKVKRGADGVMRTVNTEKLLKTIPIIQNQMDVLLDFNVNANELTNGVINAAFMLLFKDAIRLFAAYNEGIINLLEKYFDMKKVQCKEGLDIYKKFLTRMTRISEFLKVAEQVGIDRGDIPDLSQAPSSLLDALEQHLASLEGKKVKDSTAASRASTLSNAVSSLANTGISFTKVDEREKQAALEEEQTLLKTLKEQRLKELQKNPTAATTDSSPDSTMGGTINSAPAIDLFSAPSSTNSTSKAANELLDLQPAFQQPLTLSTSNTWGGFTASPTLQQPQNPRGLNVDFESVFGNNTNANNLDSTGDILKPTVASSPNQGTTLNGQQAHKLVSSDLDSSLANLVGNLGIGNGTSKNDLHWSQPGERKLTGGNNWQPKMAPNTTWNPAAMAPSVMAFPATTPTGMMAYAMPPHMGSMMMTQPAMMYTQPVMRPANPFGPNPGAQMQFM, via the exons ACTTGATTCAGTGCACAAATGAGATGAACGTGAACATCCCTCAGCTGGCTGACACACTGTTTGAGAGGACCGCCAACACCAGCTGGGTGGTTGTGTTCAAGTCGCTCACCACCACACACCATCTGATGGTCTACGGCAATGAG agaTTTATACAGTATCTGGCTTCAAGGAACACACTATTCAACCTCAGCAATTTTTTGGACAAAAGTGGTCTACAAG GCTATGATATGTCAACGTTCATAAGGAGGTATAGCCGCTACCTGAATGAGAAGGCTGTGTCCTACAGACATGTTGCTTTTGACTTCACTAAAGTGAAAAGAGG GGCTGATGGAGTGATGAGAACCGTGAACACAGAGAAACTCCTCAAGACCATCCCTATCATCCAAAATCAGATGGATGTGTTACTTGATTTCAAT GTCAATGCCAATGAACTGACAAATGGTGTGATCAACGCAGCCTTCATGCTTCTGTTCAAAGATGCTATCCGACTGTTTGCAGCATACAATGAGGGCATTATCAACCTCCTGG AGAAATACTTTGACATGAAGAAAGTCCAGTGCAAAGAAGGACTTGACATCTACAAGAAATTCCTTACACGAATGACTAGAATCTCAGAGTTCCTCAAAGTTGCAGAG CAAGTCGGAATCGATCGAGGAGACATCCCCGATCTGTCGCAG GCCCCCAGCAGCCTGCTTGATGCCCTGGAGCAGCACTTGGCCTCTTTAGAAGGAAAGAAAGTCAAAGACTCAACAGCAGCCAGCAG GGCTAGCACCCTCTCCAATGCAGTCTCCTCCCTGGCCAACACCGGCATATCTTTCACCAAAGTGGACGAGAGGGAAAAACAGGCCGCCCTGGAGGAAGAGCAGACTCTCCTAAAAAcactaaaa GAGCAGCGTCTGAAAGAGCTCCAAAAGAATCCTACTGCAGCAACCACAGACTCATCCCCTGACTCCACGATGGGCGGGACCATAAACTCAGCTCCTGCCATTGACCTCTTCTCGGCCCCCAGCTCCACCAACAG CACCTCCAAGGCAGCCAATGAACTGCTGGACCTGCAGCCAGCTTTCCAGCAGCCACTGACTCTCTCCACCAGCAACACATGGGGAG GGTTTACAGCCTCCCCAACACTCCAGCAGCCACAGAACCCTCGAGGCCTTAATGTCGACTTTGAGTCAGTATTTGGCAACAACACCAATGCTAACAACCTGGATTCTACAG GTGATATCCTCAAACCCACAGTGGCATCCTCACCCAATCAGGGCACGACCCTGAACGGCCAACAGGCCCACAAACTGGTATCCAGCGACCTGGACTCATCGCTGGCCAATCTCGTCGGCA ATCTGGGAATTGGCAACGGCACGTCAAAGAA TGATCTTCACTGGAGTCAGCCTGGTGAGAGGAAGCTGACTGGTGGAAACAACTGGCAACCCAAGATGGCTCCTAATACCACCTGGAACCCTGCAGCCATG GCACCATCTGTCATGGCATTCCCTGCAACCACACCGACAGGCATGATGGCATATGCAATG CCTCCCCACATGGGCTCCATGATGATGACGCAGCCCGCTATGATGTACACCCAGCCTGTGATGAGGCCAGCCAACCCCTTTGGCCCCAATCCAGGTGCACAG ATGCAGTTTATGTAA